A genomic segment from Cryptococcus tetragattii IND107 chromosome 9, whole genome shotgun sequence encodes:
- a CDS encoding pre-mRNA-splicing factor CEF1, whose product MRVIVKGGVWRNTEDEILKAAISKYGKNQWARISSLLVRKTPKQCKARWYEWLDPSIKKVEWSKTEDEKLLHLAKLMPTQWRTIAPIVGRTATQCLERYQKLLDDAEARDNEELGLGAGEDESSKPAADARGLRPGEIDTDPETRPARPDPIDMDDDEKEMLSEARARLANTQGKKAKRKARERQLEEARRLAFLQKKRELKAAGINLRAKPKKKGMDYNADIPFEKQPAPGFYDVTEEQAKVYAAPVGSTLRALEGKRKQELDEIEEKKKRQKKGDGKSNQTQQFVAAREAQIKKLKEQEQIIRRRKLNLPMPQVGERELEDIVKIGQAGELARELVGDGNKATEGLLGEYEALGQAKMARTPRTAPQQDNVMAEARNLRNMMAAQTPLLGEENTPLHGPSAGTGFEGATPRHDVAATPNPLAISARGGVLTTRTVPGVSATPLRTPFRDDLSINDDTSVYSETPMNEKRRLADSRRALKAGFAALPKPENNFELAETEEDEDEAEEAEPLTEEDAAERDARLKAAREEEERRELERRSTVIKKGLPRPVNVNTYKLLEDLNSAVLEQIDEEMAAAFKLVNLEVAMLMKHDSIAHPLPGTSTPGGLASEYDMPEDDFVAEAKKAIHTELANALGLPGASDEHLRLAIGAAAEENEAAFAEAWAKEREGLVYSPSTQMWVDKTSLSPKELSACYTAMINASRDRVIAEATKAAKAEKKLGKQLGGYQTLNEKAKKAIANVMEEIHQTKRDMETFLMLKGIEEAAAPARLEKIREEVAVLERRERDLQARYAELNDRRRENLAAIEQLEEDKLVLAAQAALEAQEGEVADGDIDMNGA is encoded by the exons ATG CGGGTTATTGTCAAGGGCGGCGTTTGGAGGAACACTGAAGACGAAATTCTCAAGGCCGCTATCTCAAAATACGGTAAGAAT CAATGGGCTCGTATCTCATCACTTTTGGTTCGAAAAACACCCAAGCAATGTAAAGCGAGATGGTACGAATGGTTAGACCCTTCAATCAAGAAAGTGGAATGGTCGAAG ACTGAGGACGAAAagcttctccatcttgcCAAGCTCATGCCTACCCAATGGAGAACCATTGCTCCTATCGTCGGTCGCACTGCTACACAATGTCTTGAGCGATACCAGAAACTTCTGGATGATGCGGAGGCGAGGGACAATGAAGAGCTGGGATTAGGagcaggagaggatgaatcGAGCAAACCTGCTGCCGATGCTAGAGGTCTCAGGCCGGGAGAAATTGACACAGACCCCGAGACAAGACCAGCGAGGCCTGATCCCATCGacatggatgatgacg agaaggaaatgttATCAGAAGCTCGAGCGAGATTGGCCAATACACAAGGCAAAAAAGCCAAGCGCAAGGCCCGAGAAAGGCAATTGGAAGAGGCCAGGCGACTAGCTTTCTTACAAAAGAAGCGTGAATTGAAAGCCGCTGGTATTAATCTTCGTGCCAAgccgaagaaaaagggtaTGGATTACAACGCCGACATACCTTTTGAGAAGCAGCCTGCTCCTGGTTTCTACGATGTCACGGAAGAGCAAGCTAAGGTTTACGCTGCTCCTGTTGGTTCAACACTTCGGGCCCTCGAGGGAAAACGCAAGCAGGAGctggatgagattgaagagaagaagaagcgacagaagaagggagacgGCAAGTCTAACCAAACACAGCAGTTTGTGGCGGCCCGAGAAGCGCAGATCAAAAAACTCAAGGAGCAAGAACAGATTatcaggaggaggaagctaAATTTGCCGATGCCTCAGGTTGGAGAACGAGAACTGGAAGATATTGTCAAGATCGGACAAGCAGGAGAATTAGCGAGGGAGTTGGTTGGTGATGGCAACAAGGCGACAGAGGGTTTGCTAGGCGAGTACGAGGCTTTGGGCCAGGCCAAGATGGCTAGGACACCAAGAACAGCTCCTCAAC AGGATAATGTCATGGCCGAGGCTCGAAATCTCCGAAATATGATGGCAGCACAAACACCTCttttgggagaagagaacaCTCCTCTGCACGGCCCTTCTGCAGGCACTGGATTCGAAGGGGCTACACCTCGACACGATGTTGCCGCTACCCCCAATCCTCTTGCAATTTCTGCTCGAGGTGGTGTGCTCACAACTCGAACAGTTCCTGGTGTTAGTGCCACCCCCCTACGAACTCCTTTCCGAGATGATTTGAGCATCAACGACGATACCTCCGTGTACAGTGAGACTCCCATGAACGAGAAGCGGCGCCTTGCCGATTCTCGTCGAGCTTTGAAGGCTGGCTTTGCTGCCTTGCCCAAACCCGAAAATAACTTTGAGCTTGCTGagacagaagaggatgaagatgaggccGAAGAAGCGGAACCGCtaacagaggaagatgctgcAGAGAGGGATGCGAGATTGAAGGCTGccagagaggaagaggagcgaCGCGAACTTGAGAGGAGAAGTACTGTTATAAAGAAGGGTTTGCCTCGACCCGTCAATGTCAACACATACAAGCTTCTCGAGGATCTTAACTCGGCTGTGCTTGAGCAGATCGACGAGGAAATGGCTGCAGCGTTCAAGCTCGTCAATCTTGAAGTTGCAATGCTCATGAAGCACGACTCCATCGCTCACCCTCTGCCTGGAACTTCCACCCCTGGTGGTCTGGCTTCTGAGTATGATATGCCGGAGGACGACTTCGTGGCCgaggccaagaaggctaTTCATACAGAATTAGCTAACGCATTGGGCTTACCGGGCGCGAGCGATGAACATTTACGTTTGGCGATTGGCGCAGCCGCCGAGGAAAACGAAGCTGCCTTTGCGGAAGCATGGGCCAAGGAACGTGAAGGTCTTGTCTACTCCCCTTCAACTCAAATGTGGGTCGACAAAAcgtctctttctccaaaGGAGCTATCTGCATGCTACACTGCAATGATCAACGCTTCTCGGGATCGCGTTATTGCTGAGGCTACCAAAGCCGCCAAAGCAGAAAAGAAGCTCGGTAAGCAACTGGGTGGTTACCAAACACTCAATgagaaggcaaagaaggccATTGCGAACGTTATGGAGGAGATTCACCAGACCAAACGGGATATGGAGACATTCCTTATGCTTAAGGGCATAGAGGAGGCCGCGGCCCCGGCGAGACTGGAGAAAATTAGAGAGGAGGTTGCTgttttggagagaagagagagagatcTGCAGGCTAGATACGCAGAATTGAACgacaggaggagggaaaacCTTGCAGCTATTGAACAG cttgaggaagacaagCTCGTTCTCGCTGCCCAAGCAGCACTGGAGGCCCAAGAAGGGGAGGTCGCGGATGGTGATATTGATATGAACGGGGCGTAG